TTACACTTCTTTGATTCAACATTCAGGATAGTTTAATTTCATTCTTCAGTCCACTGTGCAAGAGGATGAAATAATATTTGCTCCAGTACCATCCTGGCAACTACAAAATAATATctataaacatttaatgaaaacagttaAGTACATACACAGTATCAACCACACAACATTTAAATCTGAAGTTAAATTGTGATTTATGAAAAGTTAAACAGTACATCTAACAGTACATCTACACTGTATCTGTGATTTTATTATGCTGAACTTCTTAGCTAAAAATCTCTGATGGAGACAATAAATCTTAAATCCATGACCACACATTTCATGTATCAGTGgtgaaaaataacaaagcacATTATTCAAATACTGTTCTCAAGTATAGGTTACTTTATACCTCTGCTCCACTACACTTTGGAGGGAGACATTGTGCTTTTTCCTCTACTATATTTATTCAACAGCTTAAGTTACCAGTTACTTTGATTTTACATACAATATAttcacataaaatatatttgtgcaAAGCtataaaatagttaaaattTGCGGAATTCAACAATTCTTTATGATGAATactgacattaaaatacattttacttgtGACAGAGTATTTCAACACTGGCATctcttttacttgagtaaagtaTGTGTGCACTTCTTCCCCCATAGTCATATattaacacagaggaaaaaacataTCCATAGTCTCGCTTTTCTCTCACACAGAGCTTTACATCCCCCCTAccccacacacacctgcaggtaGTGATGGAGGCATTGAACCAAGCAGGATTCTCTCCTTCCTCAGGCCTGCTGGTCTGTGGGATCTCAGATATATTAAACACAGACAGGCTGTTGTTTATGTACCCTTTCATACTCATCTCACCCTCTGAGTGGTAGGCATACATATACACCAGTCGAGGGATCATATCAGAGGTGAAGGCCACAATGAATGCCTGAAGAGCAGGGAGAGAAACGGTGTaaggaaataataaaactggGTAGATAATGAgaagacacacagcagaaaaatataGTCCAGCACTCACATTTGTGACAACGGAGAGGATGGCAATCCCACTGAGGATTTCTTCCCAGGCTCCGATGCTGTGGGCCTTGGCTGCCACTGGACGTCTGAACTGAGTGGTGAGCTTCCAGGCATCCACTCTAACCTCAATGACATTGTTGATAAGTGCCAGCAGGGGTGCCAGGGGGAAAGAGGCCACAAAAAGTGTGATGAAACCAAACTGGATCACTGGGATACAGAGAGGCGAGGTCAGTGACAGACAGTACAATGGAAACAGCACCATCTGCAGGATCTCAGAGGACACTGCATTTATCTAAAAAACCTGCATcatctctaaaaaaaaacacacaaattgaaCTTTTAGGATTTCACTTAGAAATCTGCATATGTGTATATTTCGTCAGTGTGATGCAGTATTTTTGTCTTGGTTTAGCTCTGGTCTTGGTCCTGACTCAAATTCAACTCAGCTTAGTCTCGGTAGTAATTTGAACTCCACTCAAGTGGTCTTGATTGCCGCCCAAGTTTTAACCATGTCTCTAAATCTCTCCCTGTGTGTAATGGACTGACTGTGAAATGGATGTTTACCCATTTCCAGGTACTCATAGAAAAGACCCAGTTGTCCAAAGCCCTGCAGGTCGTGGTCCTGCTCCCAGCGGCTGTACAGACTCTCTGGGTGGTTCCGTGCCTTTCTGCTGCCCCACCAGTTCATCATCCAGCTGAAGGACACAGAGGGGTGATAGAGAGCTTTGACAGAAAATACCACGCCCTCTGACAGCCATATTACAGCTAGACTGAACTGTGGATATAAAGAGATGACTGTAGCACATTCAAATGGAGTACTCACGGGACCAGAGCCTCTTGGATGTTGCCCCACACCTGTTTACCAGTCATCACTATCACCAGCTGGGTGGTCAGCTCAATCAGACAGCCACCAGGATCACACTGAATGTCAACAAgttgagagagaaaagaaacattaGCTCAAATTCAGGCTCAAGTTGAATAACCAATCTTGATCTTACAAAATGTAATGTAGTAATATTTGGTACCTCTTCATTCCTCAGTTTGCTCCACTCGCCAAACATATAAGCATATTTTCCTGGATAGCCGACAAATTTGCCCTTAAAGAAAGCCACGTAGAAGCAGGAGGAGTAGTAGTTGACAAACTGGAAGAGGAACATCTTCACTGTCAGTTTGTTCTCATACTCCAGGTGGGTCTTTGGAATTTCTGTCACATAGtaaaaaggtaaagaaaaattgattttaaatacATAAACCAAACGAGAGCACATCTTCACAGCTTCAAGGATTGATATGTCTGATGTGTGGAAACATAAagacacagaaatgcacacatgtTGGAGACGTTCTCTCACTCCGGCCCTCACCCATATCAGTGATCCAAACAGCCACTCTCTCATACATAAGGTTGAGGATCATGATGATGACAAAGTTGATACAGGAGGCAGTGACAGAGGTGGCCAGCTGAGGGGTGATGTAGGGGCCAACCACCTGCAGTTTGTTGGTGGGACTGTCCTTCATGATGCTGGCGAAGGCTGCGTATACTGCCAGGCGGTATGCTATTACCCCAATGATGCAGGCAATAATCAATGAGATCTTCAGGACAGAGACAACAGTGACAACATGAAAGACAACTACAAAGCAGATCACAAAACAAAAGTACACTGAGAACACCACAGCAAAGCACATATAGATATATGCATAAACAAGGTGAATTAGGGCTGACATAAATGTTAGAAGTCACTGTGAGGCTTGAAGTGTGCACACATGCCCTGTGAAAAAACAGCTGACATAATCTCCCATTAGTTCATTCACATGCTCCAGGTTTTTACAAACAAGAAAGAAGAATAAACAGTTATACATTCTGGGCTGTATGTATAAAACCTTTGTCTTAAATGGTTCACACTTGTGAGAGCAGCATAATTTTGTCATCATTGTTAGAATACATATCATGTATAAACATTTCTGTCTTAAGTGTGACTTGATCCAAAATTATTTAAGAGAGCTCCATGTCTGAGACATTTTACACATACTGGCCCTGGTCACatgttactgttaatgatgatgatgatgaatagTATGATGGGAAAGACaaatgacacagagaggaggaacagatAGAAGATGAAAGAGATTTTAATTGACCAAGTGTATCAAAGATACTATGCTCACCCAGAACAGGACAGTGGCTCCAGATAGACATGTGCGTGCACACTTGTTTGTTATGGGTAAGTATGGCTCCATTTCCTACATCATAGGCAAGCAAAGCATAGACACAGGAGTCAGTAACCCTTTGTTATATCCTGAAAAGACAGCTCCAAAAGGCCAGGTTCCTTTATCACCACTAGCCTCAGATAAGACGCAGAACTAGTTTGCCCAATTTGAGTCCTTTGTATGTAGGCATTTCAGCCTGAGTCCAATTCTTTCTTCTAATGGTCTTCTAGTGAAGCCATGCTTTTATAAAAACCTTGCTCAAGATATGGATCCATCAGACAAACAATAATGCAGTAGAGTAGGAAACTTGTGCCTCCAAGTCTTTCCAGAAATGTCTGTTATCCACACAAACGACACCACACCAAAACCTCTCCCTCACTAACAGCGGCATTCCATTAAGTGCCACCCTTACCCAGAGGATCACGGTGGCCCAGCACAGAAACAATTTCCCCATTAGATCTGTAGCAGTCCTTTCAAGAACCCACTCCGGTTCCTAAAGACGGGTGGGATGTGGTCACAGCAAATTACAGCACCCTGTTTCTATCCATTTCAAGTGTGCGTGCGCCAGTATCACTACCCATTCATGGGCAAATTAATTGAGTAATATTGCTCTTAATCAAAGAGTCTCTATTCTAACCTGCTTTTTAGTCCAGAAACTTGCGTAATGAATGACTTCAACCAACTCAGTGTGTAGAACCTGTGTCCCCTAACTACGGGTAACAGATACTGTAATCTGTAATTATTCCAAGTcctaacatacagtacatctgtcCAGTAAAGTCTTCTGAAAGCTATACATACAGCTTCACATTAGAACAGTATCATACAGTGTATTAGTATTTCAtgagcacacaaacacctgaGTGATGCGGTTCAGCTTGCGGTTGGTGCACTTGGTCTCATACTCTGGCcgaagctgcagctgctgctgctcctcctcaaaGTCGACCAGATCCCACTCATACTCAAGACGGGCCTGCCGCCTCTTCCAGAACTCCAGGAACAGCGTCACTGAAGAGGAATTCAACCCATTACACCAAGTCTGTTATGGCAAAATAATAACCTTGTTCTGTTAGTTTTACTGAATCTCTAACAAGATGTTTGCCTGGCTTAGAAAGGCATATTATAGAGTTTTTCAAGTCTGAATTGTCAGAGCTTTGACCCCATTCAACTccaaatgaaaccaaaactaaaagTGAGaattgagaaaatgtgtttttcttttgtgactGGAGGAACCAGCCCTTTAAATACAGAGTGAGCAACAGTGATTAGAAATGACGACCAATCTTTTAACAGCTCCCACTAGGTGGTGCACTGGgttagaaaatacaaaatgcaaaGAGCAGACATTTTTACTCACCCCAAATTCCCATGAATATGGCAAAAAACACTGTTGCCACATTGTCAAATAAGTGTGATTGCTGAAAGAAGAGCATGTTTGAGAAACTGTGAGATGATGAAAAATTTATTTGCTGATATTTACTTCCAACCATCCTTTAATTGCTACATATGGGAGTAGAACATGaatcatgaataaaaacaaagttagGATGTCTCACCCATGAGGAGTTGCATGTTGTGTTGAGTTTCCAGTAGCCACATTTCAAGTCACACAGCGGACACATGACAATGCTGCCTCCGACTTCTTCACTGCATATTTCTTTGCTGTTGGGGAATAGTTCAATAggaataataattttaaaaaagttcaaAGGAACAATGACATtggtaataaaaataatacaatgaCACAAGAGGCTGGCATTCTTGGCAAAACTCACCTCCACTGGTTGTCGTCGTAAGTGAGGAATCCGTAGATGAAACAAATTGTCCCTACTACCGCAGCAAACAGCAACATCTCAGTGTAGAAACCCAGCCATGCAAAATAAATACCTATCTTCTCCCCATAATACTTCCTGTTGAAGGGGAAAAACAAATTTCTTTGTGTAAATTCTTCTGCTACCGGactaatgttaaataaatacataaaaattaGGTTTTGCCTTATAAGGTTGAGGGGCTGCTCCTTGAAGAAACAGAGGAATCTGGCCCAGTATTTGTAGAGGCTGTATCTCTCGCTTTCGCAGTTAGCATCCCTTGATCTTTTCCAGTATCTAGACTGCATATGAAGAAGAACACAGTTCAGTACCACATTCATTGTGTTATTCACTCCTGCACTGCAAAATCCAACACTGCCTCCCACAGGCTGTTACTGTTGGAAATCAAGTGCACATTCCACTGAagacaacatgtttttttttttttccagtaataAAAAAGTGCCAAAAGTTCACCAAAGGAGGCTCACATCATGCAGGGGGAAGGCAGCAGTGTAGGTGCCATTGTTGAGTAATCTCTTGATTCCCTTCTTATCACCACATTCATCCTTGAAGTACGAACAGCGGGACAGGATATAATAGACCTGGGCAGACAAACAGCATAGTGGTGTTTTGTTGCTCAGAGGACCAAAAATTGTATGAATAAAACCTTTATTGTGGAGAAACTAAATTATAAGGTTGCCTCTGTGTTCACGTGTTTTGAGATAATGGATATTCAATTCTTCACAATGCACATGACTAAATTTGAAGGTTAGTGACCTTAATAAgctttttccaaaatgttaCTTCAGGCCTGCATACTGCAGTATTTGTAGCAAATTCAGTTTTGATTGGGAGTATTATAATTTAAAGGTCACAAACAAGATAAGAAAGCCATGGTCAAAGCATCCTTACTATCCTGTTGCGAGTGGATGGGGGGAAGAATGTGTCTTTGTCATCGATAAGGAAGAAGTCAGACTTGCTCTTGTTGAAAGGAGCTGTGAAATAGTCTGGCTCAGGGTGCATGACGTGCTCTGGCAGACGAAAGGGGGTGGACAGCCAGTTCATGGGTATGTCGTTGTTTTCTGGGATGTCATTGGCCTTGAATGGAACTTTGATTTTCAGTACGTCTGCATAGGTGGCCAACACTTCCCACGGAGCATGGATCTTCACAAAATAAGTCTTCCCATCTTCTGActcctgatgatgatgacagtgaaataatgtcatagtaaaatGAGTGGGGGACTAATGATTCACAAACTAGAAAACTACTTCAGTGACAATAGAGCATTTCTTCAGGTTTATGTAAAACTCATAGTTCATTGACTAAATAACATAAAagcaaagtaaagaaaaaagatatGTGATATGATGCTTACAGTATGTCTTTAGAGGCCACTGCATTCCATTTTTACACGATTAGACATAATGAAAATCAGAGTCCTGGGGCTCTTACCGATTTATCCTCCGTCTCCAGCTCCAGGCCAACTTTCTCCAAATTGGCTTCATacaccttcctcctctcctataaaagaaataataataagtaatgagtataaatatatattatatattaatatatataatatatatttttatcacTCTGATTTCAACTGAATTCTGCCTTTGTACAATAATGacaatgatttttttgtgcAACAAATTAATTACACATATTTTGATTATGAGACATAACCTATAAAACTgcataaaatgtgttaataatgaaatcagaatgaaaaactgatgtAAGTATATCAATTTAAATGTGTGaggtaaatatttcaaaacTTGCTGACAACTGAAGAAATCTTAAAAAGTCAATATGAGATTATGTGAAGACTGCACATTTGCCAATGcacaaattaaacataaaaccaAAGTGAACATAGAGTCAGTGAGTGCAGCAAGTATTCCAGTGGTAAAAAACACAACTTAAGTACTGCATTAAACAGTATGGACAAGGCAGTGTTGGTTATTTTTAATATCAGCAGTCAAAGCAGTGTAAACAGGTAGTGGAACTAACTTGTAGTAGTGCAGTAGTATGACATAAATTGCTGTTTGGCATTTGGAATTAGgtttaatgttttcaaaaaaGGACACAGTAAGGAATTGTCCATATCATTGCAGTaaaaactgacaacaaaaaGCCTCCTTGTTAGAGCTGAAATTTACAGCCACATGGATAATACACAGGAAGTGGCCTCCTCACTGGCCTTCCTCTCATACAGTGGAAAAAATTAGCGAGTTGTTGACCAGGCCAGAGGCCTGAGCGTTGACTCACTGACGAGGCTGTGAGCACTAAGTGAGTCGGCTGTGACAAACTGCCTCATACCCGCAAAGTGGTAACATCCACATGTGAAGACTAACAGCTCAGTATCAAACACTGAAAGTCTTTCAGCACTCCACAGCTGATACAGAGTTGACCACAAAATGATAGTATGGAAATACCCTAAGTTGATTTACCTAAGAAAATAGGGTTGTGAATCTATTTCAGTGTAGAAGTGACCTTTGCAGAAAATTCCTTGAGAAGATTTACTGATACAAACTGAGAAGaagttattatcattatcagtgTTGTGAACTCTGTGAACTCTGAGAATATCCTGTGAGAACCAGCTCTTACTGTTCAAATCAAGAAGTGCAAAAGAGatatcacacaaaaaacagcCAATGTTAAGATATAGTGTGGCCACAGTGAATAATATTAACTGCTGTTCTGTACAATagcaacactgaaaaacatacattgaga
Above is a window of Lates calcarifer isolate ASB-BC8 linkage group LG10, TLL_Latcal_v3, whole genome shotgun sequence DNA encoding:
- the ano5a gene encoding anoctamin-5 isoform X2, yielding MHRITGKAGGDSLIEMSPTESFNDDINGYHQHASSSTGSLQQGQSASPLTPDVCVETCESLNTSLASLAPSDHSDSPEFETQTLERINALTGIDKQQHSKDSVFFRDGVRRIDFVLSYVDDKDSERKQERRKVYEANLEKVGLELETEDKSESEDGKTYFVKIHAPWEVLATYADVLKIKVPFKANDIPENNDIPMNWLSTPFRLPEHVMHPEPDYFTAPFNKSKSDFFLIDDKDTFFPPSTRNRIVYYILSRCSYFKDECGDKKGIKRLLNNGTYTAAFPLHDSRYWKRSRDANCESERYSLYKYWARFLCFFKEQPLNLIRKYYGEKIGIYFAWLGFYTEMLLFAAVVGTICFIYGFLTYDDNQWSKEICSEEVGGSIVMCPLCDLKCGYWKLNTTCNSSWQSHLFDNVATVFFAIFMGIWVTLFLEFWKRRQARLEYEWDLVDFEEEQQQLQLRPEYETKCTNRKLNRITQEPEWVLERTATDLMGKLFLCWATVILWISLIIACIIGVIAYRLAVYAAFASIMKDSPTNKLQVVGPYITPQLATSVTASCINFVIIMILNLMYERVAVWITDMEIPKTHLEYENKLTVKMFLFQFVNYYSSCFYVAFFKGKFVGYPGKYAYMFGEWSKLRNEECDPGGCLIELTTQLVIVMTGKQVWGNIQEALVPWMMNWWGSRKARNHPESLYSRWEQDHDLQGFGQLGLFYEYLEMVIQFGFITLFVASFPLAPLLALINNVIEVRVDAWKLTTQFRRPVAAKAHSIGAWEEILSGIAILSVVTNAFIVAFTSDMIPRLVYMYAYHSEGEMSMKGYINNSLSVFNISEIPQTSRPEEGENPAWFNASITTCRYRDYRYPPGHEKQYAHTMQFWHILAAKMAFIIIMEHVVFVVKFFVAWMIPDVPSDVRARVKRERYLVQEYLHNYEVEKLKIQLSQNGNNECTCTPMIYPSLPKHEVLSECL
- the ano5a gene encoding anoctamin-5 isoform X1 codes for the protein MHRITGKAGGDSLIEMSPTESFNDDINGYHQHASSSTGSLQQGQSASPLTPDVCVETCESLNTSLASLAPSDHSDSPEFETQTLERINALTGLSRKRALFLKFRARIDKQQHSKDSVFFRDGVRRIDFVLSYVDDKDSERKQERRKVYEANLEKVGLELETEDKSESEDGKTYFVKIHAPWEVLATYADVLKIKVPFKANDIPENNDIPMNWLSTPFRLPEHVMHPEPDYFTAPFNKSKSDFFLIDDKDTFFPPSTRNRIVYYILSRCSYFKDECGDKKGIKRLLNNGTYTAAFPLHDSRYWKRSRDANCESERYSLYKYWARFLCFFKEQPLNLIRKYYGEKIGIYFAWLGFYTEMLLFAAVVGTICFIYGFLTYDDNQWSKEICSEEVGGSIVMCPLCDLKCGYWKLNTTCNSSWQSHLFDNVATVFFAIFMGIWVTLFLEFWKRRQARLEYEWDLVDFEEEQQQLQLRPEYETKCTNRKLNRITQEPEWVLERTATDLMGKLFLCWATVILWISLIIACIIGVIAYRLAVYAAFASIMKDSPTNKLQVVGPYITPQLATSVTASCINFVIIMILNLMYERVAVWITDMEIPKTHLEYENKLTVKMFLFQFVNYYSSCFYVAFFKGKFVGYPGKYAYMFGEWSKLRNEECDPGGCLIELTTQLVIVMTGKQVWGNIQEALVPWMMNWWGSRKARNHPESLYSRWEQDHDLQGFGQLGLFYEYLEMVIQFGFITLFVASFPLAPLLALINNVIEVRVDAWKLTTQFRRPVAAKAHSIGAWEEILSGIAILSVVTNAFIVAFTSDMIPRLVYMYAYHSEGEMSMKGYINNSLSVFNISEIPQTSRPEEGENPAWFNASITTCRYRDYRYPPGHEKQYAHTMQFWHILAAKMAFIIIMEHVVFVVKFFVAWMIPDVPSDVRARVKRERYLVQEYLHNYEVEKLKIQLSQNGNNECTCTPMIYPSLPKHEVLSECL
- the ano5a gene encoding anoctamin-5 isoform X5, translated to MEIDKQQHSKDSVFFRDGVRRIDFVLSYVDDKDSERKQERRKVYEANLEKVGLELETEDKSESEDGKTYFVKIHAPWEVLATYADVLKIKVPFKANDIPENNDIPMNWLSTPFRLPEHVMHPEPDYFTAPFNKSKSDFFLIDDKDTFFPPSTRNRIVYYILSRCSYFKDECGDKKGIKRLLNNGTYTAAFPLHDSRYWKRSRDANCESERYSLYKYWARFLCFFKEQPLNLIRKYYGEKIGIYFAWLGFYTEMLLFAAVVGTICFIYGFLTYDDNQWSKEICSEEVGGSIVMCPLCDLKCGYWKLNTTCNSSWQSHLFDNVATVFFAIFMGIWVTLFLEFWKRRQARLEYEWDLVDFEEEQQQLQLRPEYETKCTNRKLNRITQEPEWVLERTATDLMGKLFLCWATVILWISLIIACIIGVIAYRLAVYAAFASIMKDSPTNKLQVVGPYITPQLATSVTASCINFVIIMILNLMYERVAVWITDMEIPKTHLEYENKLTVKMFLFQFVNYYSSCFYVAFFKGKFVGYPGKYAYMFGEWSKLRNEECDPGGCLIELTTQLVIVMTGKQVWGNIQEALVPWMMNWWGSRKARNHPESLYSRWEQDHDLQGFGQLGLFYEYLEMVIQFGFITLFVASFPLAPLLALINNVIEVRVDAWKLTTQFRRPVAAKAHSIGAWEEILSGIAILSVVTNAFIVAFTSDMIPRLVYMYAYHSEGEMSMKGYINNSLSVFNISEIPQTSRPEEGENPAWFNASITTCRYRDYRYPPGHEKQYAHTMQFWHILAAKMAFIIIMEHVVFVVKFFVAWMIPDVPSDVRARVKRERYLVQEYLHNYEVEKLKIQLSQNGNNECTCTPMIYPSLPKHEVLSECL
- the ano5a gene encoding anoctamin-5 isoform X3; this encodes MHRITGKAGGDSLIEMSPTESFNDDINGYHQHASSSTGSLQQGQSAIDKQQHSKDSVFFRDGVRRIDFVLSYVDDKDSERKQERRKVYEANLEKVGLELETEDKSESEDGKTYFVKIHAPWEVLATYADVLKIKVPFKANDIPENNDIPMNWLSTPFRLPEHVMHPEPDYFTAPFNKSKSDFFLIDDKDTFFPPSTRNRIVYYILSRCSYFKDECGDKKGIKRLLNNGTYTAAFPLHDSRYWKRSRDANCESERYSLYKYWARFLCFFKEQPLNLIRKYYGEKIGIYFAWLGFYTEMLLFAAVVGTICFIYGFLTYDDNQWSKEICSEEVGGSIVMCPLCDLKCGYWKLNTTCNSSWQSHLFDNVATVFFAIFMGIWVTLFLEFWKRRQARLEYEWDLVDFEEEQQQLQLRPEYETKCTNRKLNRITQEPEWVLERTATDLMGKLFLCWATVILWISLIIACIIGVIAYRLAVYAAFASIMKDSPTNKLQVVGPYITPQLATSVTASCINFVIIMILNLMYERVAVWITDMEIPKTHLEYENKLTVKMFLFQFVNYYSSCFYVAFFKGKFVGYPGKYAYMFGEWSKLRNEECDPGGCLIELTTQLVIVMTGKQVWGNIQEALVPWMMNWWGSRKARNHPESLYSRWEQDHDLQGFGQLGLFYEYLEMVIQFGFITLFVASFPLAPLLALINNVIEVRVDAWKLTTQFRRPVAAKAHSIGAWEEILSGIAILSVVTNAFIVAFTSDMIPRLVYMYAYHSEGEMSMKGYINNSLSVFNISEIPQTSRPEEGENPAWFNASITTCRYRDYRYPPGHEKQYAHTMQFWHILAAKMAFIIIMEHVVFVVKFFVAWMIPDVPSDVRARVKRERYLVQEYLHNYEVEKLKIQLSQNGNNECTCTPMIYPSLPKHEVLSECL
- the ano5a gene encoding anoctamin-5 isoform X4, with the translated sequence MHRITGKAGGDSLIEMSPTESFNDDINGYHQHASSSTGSLQQGQSAIDKQQHSKDSVFFRDGVRRIDFVLSYVDDKDSERKQERRKVYEANLEKVGLELETEDKSESEDGKTYFVKIHAPWEVLATYADVLKIKVPFKANDIPENNDIPMNWLSTPFRLPEHVMHPEPDYFTAPFNKSKSDFFLIDDKDTFFPPSTRNRIVYYILSRCSYFKDECGDKKGIKRLLNNGTYTAAFPLHDSRYWKRSRDANCESERYSLYKYWARFLCFFKEQPLNLIRKYYGEKIGIYFAWLGFYTEMLLFAAVVGTICFIYGFLTYDDNQWSKEICSEEVGGSIVMCPLCDLKCGYWKLNTTCNSSWQSHLFDNVATVFFAIFMGIWVTLFLEFWKRRQARLEYEWDLVDFEEEQQQLQLRPEYETKCTNRKLNRITQEMEPYLPITNKCARTCLSGATVLFWISLIIACIIGVIAYRLAVYAAFASIMKDSPTNKLQVVGPYITPQLATSVTASCINFVIIMILNLMYERVAVWITDMEIPKTHLEYENKLTVKMFLFQFVNYYSSCFYVAFFKGKFVGYPGKYAYMFGEWSKLRNEECDPGGCLIELTTQLVIVMTGKQVWGNIQEALVPWMMNWWGSRKARNHPESLYSRWEQDHDLQGFGQLGLFYEYLEMVIQFGFITLFVASFPLAPLLALINNVIEVRVDAWKLTTQFRRPVAAKAHSIGAWEEILSGIAILSVVTNAFIVAFTSDMIPRLVYMYAYHSEGEMSMKGYINNSLSVFNISEIPQTSRPEEGENPAWFNASITTCRYRDYRYPPGHEKQYAHTMQFWHILAAKMAFIIIMEHVVFVVKFFVAWMIPDVPSDVRARVKRERYLVQEYLHNYEVEKLKIQLSQNGNNECTCTPMIYPSLPKHEVLSECL